The nucleotide window tctcgtttcatcgcgtttggtgggaacgtagccttatggtcagatctgcagtcagactgttctactcctgattgttattgatgaggtttcaattaaatgccgttagaggcgtaacagaggacggctgtgcggtagattaaaccaacagccttgtagcctcgctttaaaaaaccgtaatataccaagaattttcattcatttcttggtgacagatacgattgttaaaaggacacagttgaaacaagaatcaggatgacatttgtgaagacctgctcccgccatgattcaaacgtgcgccacatacgacacgccccttaaataataaagacttcggcgtaggatacaccggtgtgtcctcactctgatctccttcagaagcctcctctctcctcgctcctcgtctccttcaggtgcatttaagcaattggaagatccttcatcatggcggaggggaaacgacttccgggtcgacgaaggagagaggagacgaggaggcacaattcaacgtaatgaaaagcacccatagTGTCTCCATTAACAGAgtgaattagctgttagcgcctcctgttagcagctcctgctcCACATGGAGCTTCATTCATGAAATGTTCTCATCGTTTGGTTTGTTCTTTAAGaaggtgtgcgtgtgcgtgcctgtgcgtgtgcgtgtgtgtgtgtccagtgccCTTTAAGCTGCAGGAAGGGGAGGTTCGGATCATCTCGCTGTCTCAGTGTCAGTCTTACTTTGACATGAAGACCATCACTCCCAGGATGCTTTGCGCCGGTTACGATGCTGGAACCGTTGACTCCTGCATGGTAACATCTGCACTCGCAGCTGATCGATGCTGTTCTTGATTTGATCAGTTAATTATCGATTAGTTATTTATAAAAAATGTCACACTGACGTAAAATAGAAAGAAGTGAGACGCTGGAGGAACACGttcatgtttctgctctgaACTAAACTTATTTTCCACAGGAACGCGTAGTTTTCCATCAGCACTTGTAtgataacagtgtgtgtgtgtgtgtgtgtgtgtgtgcgtgtgtgtgtgtgtgttctcagggCGACAGCGGCGGCCCATTGGTGTGCGAGCAGGACGGTGGTCGCTGGACACTGTTCGGCCTGACGTCGTGGGGCAGCGTGTGCTTCAGTAAGGTGCTCGGACCCGGAGTGTACAGCAACGTGACGCACTTCACCCCCTGGATCCAGCAGCAGATCTACATCCACACGTACCTGAccgactgacacacacacacacacacacaccacacacacacacacacacacacacacacacacacacacacacacacacacacaacacgtCCTGCCCCGAGCTCGCTGCTTCCTGTCTTCAGCATTCcaggaggaagtgatgtcactgtcaatctcacacacacacacacacacacacacacacacacacacacacgcacacacacaccttcagttcCTCTACCTGTGCCTATATCTAGACTGATAGCCTTCAGATGCTAACTGGCTAACTGATGTGTGAGCAGCAGCGCTAACGTGTATTACAGATGCTAACTAGTTAGCTAGCCGAGCTGTCGCTGTCAAGTAGACATCACGCTCATCGATTTGAATTCCTCCGTTTTAGATTTTAGGTTATTCACAGTGTCAGAAGTCTTCAGACGGAAGATGATTATTCAGAAATAATTCACGTACGATCCAGAAAAGAATCCAGAAAGAATCCAGAAAACAATCCAGTCGTTCAAGTTCAGTCGGACACAGAAATCCTCAGAGTGGCACAGCCTCAGACACGCTAAAGCTACGCTGTGCAGGAAATGCTGCACCACATTCAAACTTGGCCCCTCCTCCCCGGCACGACGCCACCAGAAGCACACGCCCCCCCATCCCCGTTATTGGCTGGCcgacacacccactgcccaaaggttgcCGCCCAGAAATGCGCCGACCACGGCAAACCAAGAAGAAGGTCCAGGTCCAGAACGCTCACCACAGACTTCCGGTGGGTCATCAGGACGGTGGAGACGGATTGTCTTCACGCTGAAGTGTGTAAAGATGGACCTTCTCCTGTTGTTCTTCACCTGTCAGACAGGTCGGGTTTCTGTGTGCGCTGGACGTAAACGCtccagttacacacacactctttccgAAATGTCGTCCGACCTCCTGCGTTGATTgattaacatttttaatgatcACGGAAAAACATCGTCACAACGTTCAGGTGTTCAGCACTGAATTTCTAAAAGCTGCTAGCTAAAACAAACTCCCACAATGCTTCACTCTATAGTGCCTGTACTTAAACTTAGCAGTAAAAAACAACCTTGTTACCTGTACGATGTCGTacgtactgtgtgtgtgtgtatgtgtgtgtgtgtgtgtgtgtgtgcgtgcgtgagacAGGATTCTTTTCGCTTCGAAGCACACTGGCAATTTATGTGGGCAACTTTGATGGACAACGTTTATCGCAGAGCTTTGTTCACACAGCATGAATCATTTACATCGTCTCCTCTGAAAAGACTCAACAGACATAAAGCAGTCCGTTTTCTTTTATCTTACCTTAAAATACAGTATTATCAAATAGAAAAACTACAGTAGAATAATTAATACAGTCCATACTTCAACCACAAAGTCACGTTTTAAAACTCCATCACAAATCAAACATGTTGGatttcacttttaatttcaACTCTCAagtcaaaataaagtgaaaaaatattaaaaacgTGTTGTGAAGCATAGCTAGCATATCGTGCTAATGCCGATAGAACTAAATAGTGTTTGATTCATGATGTTAGCATATGCTAACAGTGCAGCTTTAGTGATTAAGTTACAAGCTACTTGGTCGGTTTGTATAGTTTTAAAAGAGGCCATTTTAGCTTCCTAGCTGTTACCTAGCTGTTTAGCTACCAGACTCACTAACACAAATACTGAACTGCCACATTAGCGCCAGCTAGAATGTGAAGCACAAATGTAGCATATTTCCACTTTAgataattgtgttttcataaagttagcaaatgttagcagtAAGCTACAATAGCTTTAGCTATGTATATCCGAGCCATGTGGATCCAATTGTGCCATTTTAACAGTAGTTTTAACTTGCTAGAACCAGCAGGCTCAGCTAactcagaaaatgtcaaattagcGCTGAAGTAAGGAATAAATAACGTGTATCAGCTGACTGCTGAAGTTAGCCGAACGTTAGCTTAACGTTTTCAATGAGTCCGTCCAGACTCAGACTCCACTGACTGTAGACCGTTTTCAACACGTGGGCAGGTGTCAACCGTGTGCAGCCAATTTAACACACCGTTGCATTTAAGAGGGCAACGTGTTTCTAACCCAAAGTTGCCCAGCGAGTTGCCCAGCGAGTTGCCCAGCGAGTTGCCCAGCGAGTTGCCCAGCGAGTTGCCCAGTGTCCCCTCCATGCTAACGTCTAGCAGAACATTCCAGGtggttgttgttattttgtgtgtttggtttttaaGAGTATTTTTCTACAGCTTTTTGTATTTCATGCTTCTTACACAGGGCTGttagtgtgcgtgtgcgtgtgagtgtgcgtgtgtgcgtgtttcatGTCTCGTCCTGATTTAGCTGTTGCGACTTTGttatgatgaagatgaggatgaagaatgTTCTTGTTTAATGGATTTAAATGCTTTATGAACAGACTGTTGCCTCCAATGTTTCTTTGTAAACCGTGAATATTTGCTTTGTATCACCTTGTACTCCACCAATAAAAGTATACACACagtctgaagtgtgtgtgagtgtgtgtgtgtgtgtgtgtgtgtgtgtgtgtgtgtgtgtgtgtgactcacagCCTGTGTGCAGACCTGTCACTGCCTTCAGTCTGTTTCCACTTCCTCTGGTCCACAAATAAGGATGACACATGGGGAAACTCGGCATTGATGCATTTTTAGAACAGTTTTTCTGAGACTCGTTCGTCACATTTCCACGAGCTGCTCTCAGGTGGAATCTGTCTTTCAGTCCGTGTCCAAAGAAGACGGAAAGAAAGACGTTTAGCGATAataaagcaaaattaaattttCAGAAGTAGAAATCTTCTTTAATAAGCAGGTTCGTTTATTCAGCAGCATCAAAGAACGTGCTTATGATGAGAACTGAAAAAAGCAGCTTCATCCTTTGTCGTGTGTTTtagataaaaatgtcaaataaacgTAAAAGTCTTTGGAAGAAATTGCAGCAATCAAAACATTAAGAAATAAACTGCATCATATGTGCAGAAGTACTGCATGATGAGTACCAAGTTCtagtatttatgtgtttttgcgTACATGTTATGAGCTGTCCCGTTAACACGCGAATGATGTGAATACTGCCCCCTACAGGCCACCTGAGCTGTGGCAACAGAGCAGTGATGCAGCGCCGTCGATGATGGAGACACAGACGTCAATCCGTCCAATCACACAAAGATCTTTGTGGTGTTAACAGACAAACGAGGACGTCTgtagggactattttcagcggtggatgaatccacgtttggtgctgtagtgagtgtgtgtgtgtgtgtgtgtgtgtgtgtgtgtgtgtgtgtgtgtgtgtgtgtgtgtgtgtgtgtgtgtgtgtgtgtgtgtgtgcgtggtgatgaaggaacaacACTGACCCGTTAGCGGTTAGCATTCTCTGCCGGTTTGACGTGAgactgaatgttttattttgaagtttctACACAAAGCCtcctttaatgtgaagctgtcaatcatctcagcagctcagtgtgttaTTCAAGTGTTGCGTGAAACAATGCTGtcacacgtgcgcacacactgacacacacctgctATTATCTAAATGATAAtaagatgtgtttgtgtctgcaggcgGCCACGAACGCAACTCTGCAccatgtgtgtgttacagtctAGTATTAACGCACCAATGGTGACCTGTGTTCCCATAATGCCAGgctttacagtgtgtgtgtgtgtgtgtgtgtgtgtgtgtgtgtgtgtgtgtgtgtgtgtgtgtgtgtgtgtgtgtgtgtataatgtcgTTTGAGCCAACTGTTattaacacacagcacatgaacacacactctgtgtgtgtgtgtgtgtttgtcttgttcCTGGTTGATGACTAAGTTGTCAGTCGTCTTTGCCTCTTTGTTCCTGTCACACGGCTCTTTATCGACCGAAGGTAAGAGTGTTTACACAGTATAAATACTTCAGAAAAGTAATTAATCACAGTGATCAGGTGTGTATCTGCAGTGATTTATTGGTCCTTCACTGAAGAGTgtcatgtttgtgcttttgaGAGAGGCGCAGATTCATTTAGATTAGTTTGTAATCGATGTAAAAATGATTTCTTAATCATTTCTGATGAAGGACTGAATTCTGTTCAGAGACGCTCTTTTAACATCCAAGAATATAGTTTTTGACGTATCATTGAAAAGTGATTAGTTCTAATTTTAGCTTTAGAGCTTCTTAAAAACAAAGTAATAATGTAATTCATGTGAATGTAACTGCAGTGACTCCAGAGTCGGTGTTACGTCGGGACGTCTGTCAGCAGCTCATATAAACACAAGAATGTAAAATCTgagtaacactttattttaaggaggcttttaaaatcatttccGAATCCGAATCAGAAATCCTTaatttatccccgaggggaaattgttttagcTGCTGTGCTCGTTGCAAGGatggaattagaataaaattagaaaagaaagaaaagagaaagaaatatatatataaaaagcaagtacaaaaaacaaaatatttatattgaaaatatatatataacaaaatatacaacaaaatatagaatagaatataaaactatatatttatactgagaaaaaaaactaaacagtATGTACAAACAGATTTGCAAAGTTGAACGCATCTGAGATGTGTTCTGGACCCTatctaagataagataagataagataagacttttcATCCTGTAATTTGATATAATTCCAGGGAAAAGTTCAGATGGTACATTTAGTGACAGTGAAAACCTGTAAACTGACGACGTGACGCGCTGCGTCGGTACGAGAACCCGTTTGACTTCACCTTCAGAGTCAGGACGCGGTACTCTGCGAGGACATTGTCCTCAGAGTCGGGCTGGGACACAGTAATGTGATTACTCATTCTTAGCCggcttgctaacattagctttggGTAATGCTGCGTTCAGGAGCCGACTAGAGTTAGAGggtttgtgaaatgtgtgtgtgtttgttccagaTGATGGACGAAGACGCCACCAGGAGATACTGTCGGACGAGTGAGGACggacagaagcagaaacaggCTGAGGTACGACATCTTCACCGCACGTAGAAACCTCAGAGCAACCTGCGGCTCAGGTGTGAAACACGGCGTGGCCCCGCCCACCACAGGTGTTTGAGtccagagagcagaaaaagcttttctttgtactgtgtgtgaacagacGTCAGGACAGGCTCAAACGTCAGGTTACACCTCACGGCAAACTCCTTCAAACtttgtgtaaacacacacctgatgcACCTGCCGACAGGAAACGACACTCTGATGATTCATCACCAGGGAGCgtttgtcctgagggtggcactacaggaaaggtcagaggtcattcAGACTAAGTAAAGTTCAAAGATTCCACCGCTGACAACATTTTCCACTATGAGCAGTTTGGctcgtgtgtgcgtgcgtgcgtgtgtgtgtgtgtgtgcgtgtgtgtgtgtgtgtgagcgtatcTGCCGGTTTGATGATTACTCTGATGAAACAATAAATTTCGTTTATTGACAAACAGAACGGTGGTaaacaaaaagagagggagtgtgcaaaaactgtgtgtgtaggGACGGCTGTTACACACAGTGTGAGGACACGTCTTCCTTCTGGGGGCAAAACACAAGTCCCATGACGTCCATTGTTACATTTTAGGAAGAAGACTAAGGTTAAgattaaggttaaggttaagattaagattaagattaaggggagtctgcaggaaatgaatggaagtctgtTAATTTAACTTCACCGCCAAGTTAACTGGCCAATGCAGACATGTCCCCTCAGTGTAGACGTGTCCCCTCAGTGCAGACGTGTCCCCTCAGTGTAGACGTGTCCCCTCAGTGCAGACGTGTCCCCTCAGTGTAGACGTGTCCCCTCAGTGCAGACGTGTCCCCTCAGTGTAGACGTGTCCCCTCAGTGCAGACGTGTCCCCTCAGTGTAGACGTGTCCCCTCAGAGCAGACATGTCCTCTCAGTGTAGACGTGTCCCCTCAGTGTAGACATGTCCCCTCAGATCAGACATGTCCTCTCAGTGTAGACATGTCCCCTCAGTGCAGACATGTCCCCTCAAACATGAGTTGAAACTAAAATTGAAAATTCAACCTGAACCTTTGAAGTGGTTAAACTGACTGATGTCCTCACAATACAGAGACGTCCTATCTACCATGGTTCAAAGCTGGTCCTCACAGAGACAGCAATACCTCCGtccaatgcacacacacacacacacactcacgcccGTGTCACGGAACACAGGTTTACGTCCGGTGTGGTGGACAAAGTGCAACATCTTATtcactgtgtgtctctctctcttttacacacTCTACACGTGTCTTTTCAATGACTACATCcaacccacgcacacacacacacacacacacacgcacacacacacacacacacacacacacacacacacacgcgcacacacacacacacacacacacacacacacacacacctgtctgcgGTGAAGCGAGGGAGTAAAgttcaggaggagagagagatcacTGTTCTGCCGAGAAGGAAGATGGACGCACTGGACAACACCGCTGAGGACACCGCTGGGGTGAGTGGTCAAcaactcgcacacacacacacacacacacacacacacacacacacacacacacacacacacaggggttgAACTCTGATAACCCTGAACTCTGAGAAAAGCCAACTATTCACACACACTAcaagtgtgctgctgttgttgttgctgctgttgttgttgttgttgctgctgctgtcgttgttgttgttgctgttgttgttgctgttgttgctgttgttgttgttgttgctgttgttgttgttgctgttgttgctgctgttgttgttgttgttgctgctgctgctgctgttgctgttgttgttgttattgttgttgttgctgctgttgttgctgttgttgttgttggttcaGAGGGTTCAGGCTCTGTCTGTGTCATCATTAGCATCATTAGCATCCAGCATTGACAGATTCAGAGCAGAGGTTCGGGTCACAGCTCGTCTCtggctgcatgtctgcaggTTTCAGTAGATGCAACATGTGCATgagtggacagaggacagaggacagaggaattGTTCCAGGGACAGAAGACTGCAGACAGAAGTCATTCCActtactttttttgtttttaaggaaTAATTTACAGGCAGCACATTGTTTCCATTGATTCAAACAGCTCAGACTgaagctagctggctaaccaCAACACTGACTGCAAACTGAGGACAGTGGCGTCCTGAAGTGTCCTCAGAGTCGATATTTTTCAAGACGTCCTCAGTTTTGTGGCTAAAAATTTCAGGACGGCAATGTTGCTGTTGCAAACGCAAACACACTGttaattcatgtttgtgtgtttgtgtgtgttcagctgaagACGACAGCATCCAACTCAGCGTCCTGCTGCTCGTCCTGCTGCTCGTCCTGCATCAGTCTGAAGGACAGATGTCCTCGACCACAGGGACTCATCAACCTGCTGGTCACCAAAGGTAACAAACACTCAGTCCTCTAataaccagtcctctcagcctgtctgtcccactATGACCAgttctctcagcctgtctgtcccactATGACCAgttctctcagcctgtctgtcccactATGACCAgttctctcagcctgtctgtcccactGTGACCAGTCCTCTGGTGGATGTCTCACGTGGTTAATCAGGACGTTTTCACTCTGTAGCAAATGAAACTTCAAATACCTGTGGTACAAAGTACTGCTGTAAAAGTAGAATTACTCATTTTAAAGTACACAGAAAGAGTCAAATTGTTCTGCTGACATTACGTCATGCTGCTGTCAACATTTACTAAACAACTACTACAACTACCACTACCACTATgactactaccactactactacgactactactacgactactaccactactactacgactactactaccactactactactactactatgactactaccactactactgcAACTACTCTGACACTGTCCAGGGATTTACTATGTTACGAGGACATTTTGTAACTGCAGAACCTCACTTGCATACATTCATCTTTTattaatgtatgtgtgtgtgtgtgtgtgtgtgtgtgtgcgtgtgtgtgcgtgcgtgcgtgcgtgcgtgtgtgtgtgcgtgcgtgcatgtgtgtgtgcagcgtgtCTGTTTGCGCTGCTGTTCGGGGTCGTCTGGTCCATCACAGGACGTGAGTGTCTACCTGGGGGGAACCTGTTCGGCATCgtcatcctcttcatctgctctgtgctggGGGGGAAGCTGGTGGGGATGATCCAGCTGCCCACGCTGCCCCCCTTCCCTCCACTGCTCGGTACGACCGCACACGTGAAACCAGACTGACCTGATCTGATAATTGATCGTATTgagtttattgtgttttgtgacGTTCTGCTAGATTTTTTTAGCTGTTCTTCTTAAAGGTAGACAGAACGTCCATCCTGTCTCTCAGGACGTCCTCCTCTGTGTTCTTGTCTGAGTGCTAACGTGGGACCTTCAGATCTTCTTCATATGAAATCTGCTGCGCTCAAACACTCACTGCAGTACTTTGACTTGAGACTGTTCAGTCCTTGGACGTGCAGACGTTCTCGATGAATCCCTGTGATCTTGTAGGGATGCTGACGGCAGGTCTGCTGCTGCGGAACGTTCCCTACATCACGGACGCCGTCTTCATCGACACTCACtggtctgcagctctgaggaaCATCGCCCTGTCAATCATCCTGACCAGAGCCGGGCTGGGCCTGGACCCTGCAGTgagtgcgcacgcacacacacacacacacacacacacacacacacacacacacacacacacacacacacacacacaccacgtaCGAGTAACATATTGCACATACTTCACCCTCATGCTgatgtacctgtgtgtgtgtgcgtgtgtgtgtgtgtgtgtgtgtgcgtgtgtgtgtgtgtgcgtgtgtgtgcgcgaatGCAGGCGCTGAGCCGTCTGAAggcggtgtgtgtgcgtcttgCCATCGGTCCCTGTGTGGTGGAGGCCTGCATCATTGCCGTGgtttctcacttcctgttggctCTGCCATGGGTGTGGGGCTTCATCCTGGggtaactgacacacacacactcacacaaacactacagataacacacacacacttcatcataATACACACTGCAGGTATCTGCAAGACTGTactaaacacacagtaaataaaatgacactgtgtgtgtacgtacgtgtgtgtgtatgtgtgcgtgtgtatgtgtgtgtgtgtgcgtgtgtgcgtgtgtgtgtgtgtgtgtgtgtgtgtgtgtgtgtgtgtgtatatgtgtgtgtgtgtgtgtgtgtatatgtgtgtgtgtgtgtgtgtgtgtgtgtgtatatgtgtgtgtgtgtgtgtgtgtgtgtgtgtgtgtgtgtgtgtatatgtgtgtgtgtgtgtgcgtgtgtgcgtgtgtgtgtgtgtgcatgtgtgcgtgtgtgcgtgtgtctgtgtgtgtgtgtgtgtgtgtgtgtgtgtgtgtatgtgtgtgtatgtgtgtgtgtgtgtgtgtgtatgtgtgtgtgtgtgtgcgtgtgtgtgcgtgtgtgtgtgtgtgtgcgtgtgtgtgtgtgtgtgtgtgtgtgtgtgtaggttcgTCCTGGCTGCAGTGTCTCCAGCCGTCGTGGTTCCCTCCATGCTgctcctgcagagagaaggaTACGGAGTGGAGAAGGTAAGCTCACCTGTGGCtctgtctgaaaacactgatcaCAGGTGAtctgccagcagggggcgcagGTGCACATccagagagaagagacagtCCCTGTAAACATTATACATTATCTGTCTTGACCTGTCCTAAAAAACATTAGGATCACCCAGAAGACTCACAGAACCTTCTCACTGGCCACAAGAACCTCCTCGATGACCCCTAAAACCTGCTTTGGTCTACTAGAACCTTCCAAATGATGGCCATAACTCCCTAAAGGACCACAAGAACTTCTTTAATGATCATTACCAGAAGACCACCCAGCCCTTCTCAGTGACTGCAAGAACCACCTATAGAATGTCCTGGAAGTCCACCTGACCCTCCTCGCTGACTAAAAATGTCTACTTAAAGGATCACTAGAATTGTCTCTGTGACAACTAAAACCTCCTATAGGGCCATCAGAACCCCTTCAATGTGACAAGAACCTCTTAAAAGACCACTAAAAGCCCTTCAGTGAGTACAACCACCACCTATAGGAGCTCTAAACCCCCTTTAGTGACCATTAGAACCTCCTCAGAGACTCCTAGAACGCTCTTAATGACCATTAGAACCACCTAAAGGAACTCTAGACTCTCTGCTTTTGAGTATTTATTGTACAAAAAGATGCCAAAGTAACCCCCAACATACAGCGTGTCAGGATGGTGTTGTTCCACAAGAAGCATCCAGAACAGCTTCAGCGTTCCtctcatttggtgttttgttgATGGCAGGGGAGACCACTCCAACGTCTTAATTACAGTGGGAGCCTCTCAAATCCCCTAAAGATCCACGAGAATCTCTTAAAGGCCTCTAGAACCTCATTGAGGCCCACGAGACTCACCAACATGATCCCAGAACTGCTTATGGTAATTTAGTGATGTTCCACTGATGTTCTCTGATGTTCTGATAACGTTCTGTGCTGTTGTTCAGGGAATCCCCACCCTGCTGATGGCTGCTGGGAGTTTTGATGATATTCTGGCCATCACAGGGTTCTCTACCTGCCAGGGAATCGCGTTCTCTACAGGTCGCTACAGGAAAATATGttctattttgttttattctgttctgTTGAGGTGCTTTCAGTTCTGATTGATTCTGTTCtatgtgctgtgtttgtcatGCAGGTTCTACGTGGATGAACATCCTGAAAGGTGtgctggaggtggtgggaggggTCATAGCTGGGCTGATCCTGGGTCTGTTCCTGTGCTGCTTCCCCAGCAAAGACCAGGTGAGAGTGTGGCTTGACTCCTTTACTTTGTTATGAATCTCC belongs to Chaetodon trifascialis isolate fChaTrf1 chromosome 23, fChaTrf1.hap1, whole genome shotgun sequence and includes:
- the LOC139351703 gene encoding sodium/hydrogen exchanger 9B2, translated to MRRPRQTKKKVQVQNAHHRLPSSLPLCSCHTALYRPKMMDEDATRRYCRTSEDGQKQKQAERGSKVQEEREITVLPRRKMDALDNTAEDTAGVTSCCSSCCSSCISLKDRCPRPQGLINLLVTKACLFALLFGVVWSITGRECLPGGNLFGIVILFICSVLGGKLVGMIQLPTLPPFPPLLGMLTAGLLLRNVPYITDAVFIDTHWSAALRNIALSIILTRAGLGLDPAALSRLKAVCVRLAIGPCVVEACIIAVVSHFLLALPWVWGFILGFVLAAVSPAVVVPSMLLLQREGYGVEKGIPTLLMAAGSFDDILAITGFSTCQGIAFSTGSTWMNILKGVLEVVGGVIAGLILGLFLCCFPSKDQEDLVLRRTLMLLGLSIFSVFFSHVIGFAGAGGLCVLVLAFLAALGWKTDKAPVAAMVGQSWDVFQPLLFGLIGAEITIATLSPSTVGLGLACISIGLVIRMLVTFLLVHFGGFNLKEKLFISVAWLPKATVQAAIGSKALDMAREEGNESSIKFGLNVLTLAVLAILTTAPIGALGIGLAGPRLLARQVKDETEGGATTPSGNGIGQEKDNATLESKL